From a single Marinobacter sp. SS13-12 genomic region:
- a CDS encoding DUF3524 domain-containing protein — MSSHLPYHRPRILLLSAYDAGSHQRWREQLVASQPDFHWEVLALPPRFFRWRIRGNALTWLQEPALKAVYDLLIVTSMVDLASLKGFHPHLARTPTILYMHENQFAYPDSGRQHSSAEPKIVNLYSAVAADQVLFNSAWNRDSFLEGAYRFLEKMPDGLPDGLISSIREKSHVVPVPIEDRLFLERRESCNAQCPHLLWNHRWEYDKAPDRLSLLLDALVKAGQDFRLSVVGEQFRNQPEAFNLIHERHWARIVNWGYLKSRADYDRLLAEADVAISTALHDFQGLSVLEAMAAGCMALAPDRLAYPEYVPATQRYASHADDPATEADAAAGLLRQLLQRPPEPCMPQAWRLSELQKKYYKVISATLGQLTVS, encoded by the coding sequence ATGTCATCGCACCTTCCATACCACCGGCCCCGCATCCTGCTTCTATCAGCTTACGACGCCGGCAGCCACCAGCGCTGGCGTGAACAACTGGTTGCCAGCCAGCCGGATTTTCACTGGGAGGTGCTGGCCCTGCCACCCCGGTTTTTCCGCTGGCGAATTCGCGGGAACGCGCTGACCTGGTTACAGGAGCCGGCGCTGAAAGCCGTTTATGACCTGCTGATCGTCACCTCCATGGTGGACCTGGCCTCGTTGAAAGGGTTTCATCCTCATCTTGCCCGCACGCCCACTATTCTCTACATGCATGAGAACCAGTTTGCCTACCCGGACTCCGGCCGGCAGCATTCCAGTGCCGAGCCGAAAATCGTCAACCTGTACAGTGCGGTTGCCGCGGATCAGGTGCTGTTTAACAGTGCCTGGAACCGTGACAGTTTTCTGGAGGGGGCTTACCGTTTTCTGGAGAAGATGCCGGATGGACTTCCCGACGGTCTGATCAGCAGTATTCGCGAAAAATCCCATGTGGTTCCTGTGCCCATTGAGGACCGGCTGTTTCTGGAGAGAAGAGAGTCCTGCAACGCACAATGCCCCCACCTGCTCTGGAACCATCGCTGGGAATACGACAAGGCACCGGACCGGTTGTCGCTGCTGCTGGACGCGTTGGTGAAAGCGGGCCAGGACTTCCGGCTAAGCGTGGTAGGTGAACAGTTCCGTAATCAGCCTGAAGCCTTTAACCTGATACACGAGCGGCATTGGGCTCGTATTGTGAACTGGGGATACCTCAAGAGCAGGGCGGACTATGACCGCCTGCTGGCAGAAGCGGATGTGGCGATTTCAACCGCCCTACATGATTTCCAGGGGCTGTCCGTGCTGGAAGCCATGGCGGCTGGCTGTATGGCGCTGGCTCCTGACCGCCTGGCTTATCCCGAGTATGTGCCGGCGACCCAGCGATACGCCAGCCATGCTGATGATCCGGCAACGGAAGCCGATGCGGCGGCCGGGCTGTTGCGCCAGTTGTTGCAGCGGCCGCCAGAGCCTTGCATGCCGCAAGCCTGGCGTCTCAGCGAACTGCAAAAGAAATATTACAAAGTGATCAGTGCAACCCTGGGCCAGCTGACGGTATCCTGA
- a CDS encoding NAD(P)H-quinone oxidoreductase: MMRAIKVSGDTLSWEAYDIPSEVPENHVAIDIAWTAINRADLMQRAGVYPPPPGASDILGLEVSGTISEVGEGVDHLKPGDEVCALLTGGGYATHVVVPAVQVLPIPKGYSLEEAAAIPEVFATAWLNLYHEAALKPGEKVLVHAAASGLGTAVIQLATALGNPVFATAGDNDKLEICKKLGASGVWNRKDGSFVDAVKSWGGVDMVLDPVGGNYIADDQKVLNMDGRIILIGLMGGRMAEVDLGLMLMKRHRLIGSTLRSRPVADKGDVMSALYKHVWPLLSARQIDPVIDSSWPIEKAGEAMAYVTENRNIGKVLLQVVG; this comes from the coding sequence ATGATGAGAGCCATCAAGGTCAGTGGCGACACGTTGAGTTGGGAGGCGTATGACATCCCTTCCGAAGTGCCCGAAAATCATGTGGCTATTGATATTGCGTGGACCGCCATTAACCGTGCGGACCTGATGCAGCGGGCCGGCGTTTATCCGCCGCCACCCGGTGCTTCCGATATCCTGGGCCTGGAAGTCAGCGGAACCATCTCCGAAGTGGGTGAAGGCGTGGATCACCTCAAACCCGGTGATGAAGTGTGCGCCCTGCTCACCGGCGGTGGCTATGCCACTCATGTGGTGGTGCCGGCCGTTCAGGTATTGCCGATTCCGAAAGGGTACAGCCTGGAAGAAGCCGCGGCGATTCCTGAAGTGTTTGCCACCGCCTGGCTGAACCTCTATCACGAAGCTGCGCTCAAGCCCGGTGAAAAGGTGCTGGTTCACGCCGCTGCCAGTGGCCTGGGCACGGCGGTCATCCAGTTGGCAACGGCGCTGGGTAACCCGGTGTTCGCCACCGCCGGTGACAACGACAAGCTCGAAATCTGCAAAAAACTCGGCGCCAGTGGCGTCTGGAATCGCAAGGACGGTTCGTTCGTCGACGCCGTAAAGTCCTGGGGTGGTGTGGACATGGTGCTGGATCCGGTCGGTGGGAACTATATCGCTGACGACCAGAAAGTGCTGAACATGGATGGCCGGATCATACTCATCGGCCTGATGGGTGGCCGCATGGCGGAAGTAGATCTGGGGCTGATGCTGATGAAGCGCCATCGCCTGATTGGTTCGACCTTGCGGTCACGGCCAGTGGCCGACAAGGGCGACGTAATGAGCGCCCTGTACAAGCACGTCTGGCCGCTGCTCAGTGCCCGGCAGATTGATCCGGTGATCGACAGTTCCTGGCCCATCGAAAAGGCCGGTGAAGCCATGGCCTATGTGACGGAAAACCGCAATATCGGAAAGGTGTTGCTGCAGGTTGTCGGGTAA
- a CDS encoding NADP-dependent oxidoreductase: MSNYTNRAIILNQRPQGEIQEGDLVLEERPVRELEDGEVLAKVLWLSLDPYMRPRMNDAKGYMDPIGLGEVIVGESVARIVESRSDNLKVGDLVTCYSGWQEYAVFPGDAEMVYKIDQKDNVPLQTYLGVAGMPGRTGYCGLMYVGKPKAGETVVVSAASGPVGTVVGQTAKKEGCRAVGVAGGPEKCRYVVEELGFDACVDYKAANLEADLKAACPDGIDIYFENVGGAVTRAVAPLLNPGARVPICGFVSAYNAEDMNSVETPFHVLKALDPVPEHRFFLVTEWQDKHQEITNILTDRIASGELKYRETIAEGLENAPEAFKGMLKGKNFGKQLVHIAD, from the coding sequence GTGAGCAACTATACCAATCGAGCCATCATTCTTAACCAGCGCCCCCAGGGCGAGATTCAGGAGGGCGACCTGGTGCTGGAAGAACGTCCGGTCCGCGAGCTGGAGGATGGCGAAGTCCTGGCCAAAGTACTGTGGCTGTCCCTGGATCCTTACATGCGCCCACGCATGAACGACGCCAAGGGTTACATGGACCCCATCGGCCTTGGCGAGGTGATCGTCGGCGAGAGTGTTGCGCGGATTGTCGAGTCCCGCTCGGACAACCTCAAGGTGGGCGACCTGGTCACCTGTTATTCCGGTTGGCAGGAGTACGCAGTGTTCCCCGGCGATGCCGAAATGGTCTACAAGATTGACCAGAAGGACAATGTGCCACTGCAGACCTACCTGGGTGTGGCTGGCATGCCAGGCCGTACCGGCTACTGCGGGCTGATGTACGTGGGCAAGCCGAAAGCGGGTGAAACTGTGGTGGTCTCCGCTGCTTCTGGCCCTGTAGGAACCGTGGTCGGTCAAACGGCCAAGAAAGAAGGTTGTCGTGCAGTCGGCGTTGCCGGTGGTCCGGAGAAGTGCCGTTACGTGGTGGAAGAACTGGGCTTTGATGCCTGTGTGGATTACAAGGCAGCCAACCTGGAAGCCGACCTGAAAGCCGCCTGCCCTGATGGCATCGACATCTACTTCGAGAACGTCGGCGGGGCCGTAACCCGGGCCGTGGCGCCCCTGCTGAACCCGGGCGCGCGGGTACCCATCTGTGGTTTTGTCTCAGCCTACAACGCAGAAGACATGAACTCGGTGGAAACACCCTTCCACGTGCTGAAAGCGCTGGACCCGGTGCCGGAGCACCGCTTCTTCCTGGTAACGGAATGGCAGGACAAGCACCAGGAGATCACCAATATCCTGACGGACCGCATCGCCTCCGGTGAACTCAAATACCGCGAGACCATCGCCGAAGGCCTGGAAAACGCGCCGGAAGCCTTCAAAGGCATGCTCAAAGGCAAGAACTTCGGCAAACAGCTGGTGCACATCGCCGACTGA
- a CDS encoding type VI secretion system tip protein VgrG produces the protein MPQATGLQFTATLGQLPKDLFAVVRFELTETLSKLCHCKLELASTSPTIAAEEVLEQPVELVVWQDGIPLRRFHGVVNEFARGDSGHRRTRYEVIVQPPLWRLGLMHNSRIFQTQSTDAIVRTLLEERGIIDTVFDLKRTPEEREYCVQHRESDLDFIERLSAEEGWHYRYNHGDVEGNDQPALIIADHHGDAPRLDPVEYNGKAGGSSRQSAVFQFSYRERIRAASVAMKDYTFKNPAYALMHEHQADKLDAQREDYQHYDYPGRFKADASGQPFTENRLDALRNDAITANGQSNRSDFTVGAKVELTEHDNQSLNREWLFTSITHTGHQPQALEEESGSGGTTYHNAFNAIPADRTWRPQINHRPLMDGPQIAIVTGPDGEEIHCDEHGRVKVRFPWDRYSKNDEHSSAWLRVSQGWAGGQYGFMALPRIGNEVIVSFLDGDPDQPIITGRTYHATNTPPYALPEHKTRTTLKTQTHKGEGSNELRFEDEADKEQIFIHAQKDLDLLTENNRTEVIKNDSHRTVENNNFSHIKGNDHCTVDGEKRESVGGDCSQNIGGTFHQKSGKGTLSEAGTEVHHKAGAKVVLDAGAELTISAGGSLLKLDPSGVTLAGPGIKINSGGSPGSGSGQQSRPPEKPEAVAANGGRSVSAPELAETSIRRNAGPESRALPMICKECWLRALNHGSLMVSGD, from the coding sequence ATGCCCCAGGCAACCGGACTGCAGTTCACGGCCACCCTTGGCCAACTCCCCAAAGACCTGTTCGCGGTCGTCCGCTTTGAACTGACCGAAACCCTTTCGAAGCTGTGCCACTGCAAGCTGGAACTGGCCAGTACCTCGCCGACTATTGCCGCTGAGGAAGTGCTGGAACAGCCCGTGGAACTGGTGGTGTGGCAGGACGGCATCCCCCTGCGGCGCTTCCACGGCGTGGTCAACGAATTCGCCCGGGGCGACTCCGGCCATCGCCGCACCCGCTACGAAGTCATCGTCCAGCCCCCGCTGTGGCGCCTGGGCCTGATGCACAACAGCCGCATCTTCCAGACCCAGAGCACCGACGCCATCGTGCGCACCCTGCTGGAAGAGCGGGGCATCATCGATACCGTGTTTGACCTGAAACGTACCCCCGAAGAACGAGAATACTGCGTCCAGCACCGGGAAAGCGATCTGGACTTTATTGAACGACTGTCGGCCGAAGAAGGCTGGCACTACCGCTACAACCACGGAGATGTAGAAGGCAACGACCAACCCGCCCTGATCATCGCCGATCATCACGGAGACGCCCCCCGGCTCGACCCCGTCGAATACAACGGCAAGGCCGGTGGCAGCAGCCGCCAGAGCGCCGTCTTCCAGTTCAGCTACCGGGAACGCATCAGAGCCGCCTCCGTGGCCATGAAGGACTACACCTTCAAAAATCCGGCTTATGCCCTGATGCACGAACACCAGGCCGACAAGCTGGACGCCCAGCGCGAAGACTACCAGCATTACGACTACCCCGGCCGCTTCAAGGCCGACGCCAGCGGCCAGCCGTTCACCGAAAACCGCCTGGACGCCCTGCGAAACGACGCCATCACCGCCAACGGCCAGAGCAACCGCTCCGACTTCACCGTGGGCGCCAAAGTCGAACTCACCGAACACGACAACCAGAGCCTGAACCGGGAATGGCTGTTTACCAGCATCACCCACACCGGCCACCAGCCCCAGGCCCTGGAAGAGGAGAGCGGTAGTGGTGGCACCACCTACCACAACGCCTTCAATGCCATTCCCGCGGATCGCACCTGGCGGCCACAGATCAACCACCGCCCTCTAATGGACGGCCCCCAGATTGCCATTGTCACTGGCCCCGACGGGGAAGAGATTCACTGCGATGAACACGGCAGGGTAAAAGTGAGATTCCCCTGGGATCGCTACTCAAAGAATGATGAACATTCCAGCGCCTGGCTACGAGTCAGCCAGGGCTGGGCCGGCGGCCAGTATGGCTTCATGGCACTCCCGAGAATCGGCAACGAAGTCATCGTCTCCTTCCTGGACGGCGACCCGGACCAGCCCATTATTACCGGTAGAACCTATCACGCCACCAACACGCCGCCGTACGCGCTGCCGGAACACAAAACACGCACCACTCTGAAAACCCAGACCCACAAGGGCGAGGGCAGCAACGAACTGCGATTCGAGGACGAAGCGGACAAAGAACAGATCTTTATCCACGCCCAGAAAGACCTGGACCTGCTGACGGAAAACAACCGCACCGAGGTCATCAAAAATGACAGCCACCGAACGGTGGAGAACAACAACTTCAGTCACATCAAGGGCAACGATCACTGCACCGTAGATGGCGAGAAGCGCGAGTCCGTCGGCGGCGACTGCAGCCAGAACATCGGCGGCACCTTCCACCAGAAATCCGGCAAGGGCACCCTCAGTGAAGCCGGCACCGAAGTTCACCACAAGGCAGGCGCCAAGGTGGTGCTGGACGCCGGCGCCGAACTCACCATTTCCGCTGGCGGTAGCCTGCTGAAACTGGACCCGAGCGGCGTAACGCTGGCCGGCCCCGGCATAAAGATCAATTCAGGCGGTTCGCCGGGCAGTGGAAGTGGCCAACAATCTCGGCCCCCAGAAAAGCCGGAGGCCGTCGCTGCTAATGGTGGTAGAAGCGTGAGCGCTCCTGAACTAGCGGAAACTTCGATCAGACGCAATGCCGGTCCGGAATCTCGAGCTTTGCCAATGATTTGTAAGGAATGTTGGTTAAGAGCACTGAATCATGGATCACTTATGGTGAGTGGAGATTAG
- a CDS encoding DUF4123 domain-containing protein gives MIECVPREWFDSTDEKLNLFMIVELGFIKPTERAVTLDQVAGQMWPLVNDDSQLHLVSEGPWLIQVDLDRCEQADISSLADASQAWVAAYSEGEQLSRQLAPAMCCISPTQEVRLLRFYCPEIIEILKNQVEHSWFDELFANLESWHWRSESGKFRMAFESPLTTKSGNSDEWILEVDENLWSELVGNPEVDVLISCLTKDAPEVFEGLNGSVKRQKVRDYLAKADELGVMAADDRKIYVYLEMATGNGAESPDEIAELAKRAVSMQKPLVELLESYTEQGNQ, from the coding sequence ATGATTGAGTGTGTGCCCAGAGAGTGGTTTGATAGCACAGATGAGAAACTGAATTTGTTCATGATTGTAGAACTTGGCTTCATCAAGCCGACCGAGCGTGCTGTAACTCTAGATCAGGTGGCAGGACAGATGTGGCCTCTCGTAAATGACGACTCACAGCTTCATTTGGTTAGCGAGGGGCCTTGGTTGATTCAGGTTGATTTAGATCGATGTGAACAGGCTGATATCAGTTCCTTGGCTGATGCCAGTCAGGCTTGGGTGGCCGCTTACTCTGAGGGGGAACAGCTTAGTCGCCAGTTAGCTCCGGCAATGTGTTGCATCTCTCCGACGCAAGAAGTGCGTTTGCTCAGGTTTTACTGCCCGGAGATTATCGAGATACTGAAAAACCAAGTGGAACACTCCTGGTTCGATGAGCTTTTCGCCAACTTGGAATCATGGCATTGGAGATCGGAGAGTGGAAAATTCCGAATGGCCTTTGAGTCTCCTCTGACTACGAAATCTGGCAATTCTGACGAATGGATACTAGAGGTGGATGAAAATTTGTGGTCTGAATTGGTCGGAAACCCAGAGGTAGATGTACTCATTAGCTGCCTTACCAAGGATGCACCCGAGGTGTTTGAGGGGTTGAATGGCTCAGTGAAACGGCAAAAGGTAAGGGATTATCTTGCCAAGGCTGACGAACTCGGTGTGATGGCAGCCGATGATCGAAAAATTTATGTGTACCTAGAGATGGCAACTGGTAATGGAGCCGAGTCGCCTGATGAAATTGCAGAGCTGGCAAAGCGCGCAGTTAGTATGCAGAAACCATTAGTCGAGTTACTTGAAAGTTATACAGAGCAGGGAAATCAATGA
- a CDS encoding DUF3304 domain-containing protein: MIGRWLMNKILDPLPVWLQVAIVLALFSPVAWNYVFPSEETAFVLHNHTERPISEAVLDDIWVGNSPAFNGYSTGSGVICCAELNKEKVDVRWRLSVTQNQYDSGVRGEDREKEVLIPDRRDDDFYLHVHIYPDNEVRLVWSETRQSELQVIRGKEAQDNVIGKSG, translated from the coding sequence ATGATTGGCCGCTGGTTAATGAACAAGATTCTGGATCCACTGCCTGTTTGGCTTCAGGTGGCGATCGTTTTGGCCCTGTTTAGTCCGGTTGCATGGAACTATGTTTTTCCTTCCGAAGAAACCGCTTTTGTGTTGCACAATCATACAGAGCGACCTATTTCTGAGGCCGTCTTGGATGACATATGGGTTGGGAACTCACCAGCGTTTAATGGATATTCAACTGGAAGTGGGGTCATATGCTGCGCTGAGTTAAACAAGGAAAAGGTTGATGTTCGATGGAGGCTGAGTGTCACGCAAAATCAATACGACTCTGGGGTGAGGGGCGAGGATAGGGAAAAGGAAGTTCTTATCCCGGATCGCCGTGATGACGACTTCTATCTCCATGTTCATATTTACCCAGATAATGAAGTTCGGCTGGTTTGGAGCGAAACGAGGCAGTCTGAGTTACAGGTAATCAGAGGCAAGGAAGCACAAGATAATGTTATCGGGAAAAGCGGTTGA
- a CDS encoding DUF2235 domain-containing protein, with amino-acid sequence MLSGKAVDTCQRILRVSNETACGSELNLGFFFDGIACELNGTQYGDARSNIATLWTVFRSPDASSSLQHFDRFYFSGLGTELNASLASGLGGSAQRSPEEIAAGVEEQSRGSGVEAGKDTLASKGSSPWYETFSKTFKNSFTDWKGWVKEIRDGAIRAGAEVFEPIRDNSFAAHLLMSGAPTRLDMAEQSFRNKVEEVASVGGAPLRLIKVSVFGFDFGAAIGKRFIRNLLEDVCTQSNGKFLYNGVEVVVEFAGFFDCVDRTHPQMGPLDWMHPLTPVLDDGGDLHPAVVKALHLVAAHERRFYRRSRTLGALNDNWREELFPGISPDVGGGLEDGDQKPSSELSTVALHRMYNSAYRAGVPIPHMDDLAQADRGIAQQFEFRHVVGPHTMFGLVRHYERFMREHRYPREAAFRAHIMLYLYWQSQRFAEYRHAKSVLEGSQEELPGWVQSRVSGLVAALTDSDEDHWHAVKQERDRLDAAIEALDEAWGWLNQVDEEATDLIRRFESTSPSVSRHARLVLHNECLMAYRWKDWVAGKNRPNDVPDAVMLLFSHGMHDMVPERMDFRSHQQTSLFHGYRYFTVRGLEVPA; translated from the coding sequence ATGTTATCGGGAAAAGCGGTTGACACCTGTCAGCGAATTCTAAGAGTTTCTAATGAAACAGCATGCGGTTCCGAGCTCAATCTGGGATTCTTTTTTGATGGGATAGCGTGCGAGCTTAATGGAACACAGTACGGCGACGCTCGCAGCAACATAGCGACGTTATGGACAGTATTTCGCAGCCCAGATGCGTCTAGCAGTTTGCAGCATTTTGATCGATTCTATTTTTCCGGACTGGGCACTGAGTTGAATGCATCCCTTGCCTCTGGCCTAGGGGGAAGTGCTCAACGCAGCCCTGAGGAGATTGCTGCTGGAGTTGAGGAGCAGTCGCGAGGGTCTGGAGTCGAGGCCGGCAAGGACACGCTAGCTAGCAAAGGCAGTAGCCCCTGGTACGAAACTTTTTCAAAAACCTTTAAAAATTCGTTTACAGACTGGAAAGGCTGGGTCAAAGAAATTCGCGATGGTGCGATTCGTGCTGGTGCTGAAGTCTTCGAGCCAATACGCGACAACTCTTTTGCCGCCCATCTATTGATGTCAGGTGCGCCTACCCGGCTTGATATGGCAGAGCAATCATTTCGCAATAAGGTAGAAGAAGTCGCATCAGTTGGAGGGGCACCATTACGCCTTATCAAAGTGTCAGTGTTCGGATTCGATTTTGGCGCAGCTATCGGTAAACGATTTATCCGGAACCTTTTGGAAGACGTCTGTACCCAGTCGAATGGGAAATTTTTATATAACGGTGTCGAAGTTGTTGTTGAGTTTGCGGGATTCTTTGATTGCGTTGATCGGACCCATCCTCAAATGGGGCCCCTTGATTGGATGCACCCATTGACGCCGGTGCTCGATGACGGAGGCGATTTGCACCCGGCTGTAGTGAAAGCACTCCATCTGGTGGCTGCTCATGAGCGCCGCTTTTATCGTCGTTCACGGACCTTGGGAGCATTGAATGACAATTGGCGTGAAGAACTCTTCCCCGGGATCAGTCCTGATGTTGGTGGCGGCCTGGAAGATGGCGATCAGAAGCCGAGCTCTGAGCTTTCCACGGTAGCTTTACATCGCATGTACAACTCCGCCTATCGAGCGGGGGTTCCAATTCCCCATATGGATGATCTTGCCCAAGCTGATCGTGGAATTGCTCAACAATTCGAGTTCCGTCATGTCGTAGGTCCACATACGATGTTCGGATTGGTTCGGCACTATGAGCGTTTCATGAGAGAGCATCGGTATCCGAGGGAAGCAGCATTCCGAGCACATATCATGCTGTACCTGTACTGGCAGTCCCAACGTTTTGCTGAGTACCGCCATGCGAAGAGTGTTCTTGAAGGCTCCCAGGAGGAATTGCCTGGGTGGGTGCAGAGTCGGGTTAGTGGCCTTGTTGCTGCGTTGACGGATTCTGACGAAGATCATTGGCATGCGGTAAAACAAGAGCGTGATAGATTGGACGCAGCAATAGAAGCGTTGGATGAGGCGTGGGGCTGGCTTAACCAGGTTGATGAAGAAGCAACGGATTTGATCCGTAGATTTGAATCCACAAGCCCGTCTGTCTCGAGGCATGCTCGATTGGTACTGCACAACGAATGCCTAATGGCGTATCGCTGGAAGGATTGGGTAGCTGGGAAAAATCGACCAAATGATGTGCCAGACGCTGTGATGCTCCTGTTTAGTCACGGTATGCACGATATGGTGCCAGAAAGAATGGATTTTCGCTCACACCAACAAACAAGCCTATTTCATGGCTATCGGTATTTCACTGTAAGGGGACTTGAAGTGCCCGCTTAG
- a CDS encoding ABC transporter substrate-binding protein produces the protein MSLQGPHNHKRLVNRLPRVLLGMAIACTLTLNLHADETAPGVRLTSGHWPPYMEYTPPYFGVISHIVSLAFAKHDTSVTYGFFPWSRALMLAKKGLWDGSVAWTCRPEMLRHFLFSDPIVAHNYVLFHRASMDFDWDQVEDLESYRIGLTQDYNYGETFEEAVAAGTINAEKTTSDIANFRKLAAGRIDLFPMEPAVGMEMLQELKLENKITFHSTPLQSDYLYLILSRRVPESEQYLKAFNDGLSTLRESGRLEELIDSSLPDFPVRYLVVEDEDSQCRE, from the coding sequence ATGTCTCTGCAAGGACCGCACAATCACAAACGGTTGGTGAATCGCCTCCCCAGGGTGTTGCTCGGCATGGCCATAGCCTGCACGCTGACGCTGAACCTTCACGCCGATGAAACAGCGCCTGGCGTCAGACTCACCTCCGGGCACTGGCCCCCGTACATGGAATACACCCCGCCCTACTTTGGGGTGATCTCACACATAGTGTCCCTCGCCTTCGCCAAACACGACACGTCCGTAACCTACGGTTTCTTTCCCTGGTCCCGCGCTCTCATGCTGGCCAAGAAAGGTCTCTGGGACGGTTCCGTCGCCTGGACCTGCCGCCCGGAAATGCTCAGGCATTTTCTTTTCAGCGACCCCATCGTGGCCCACAACTATGTACTGTTTCACCGCGCAAGCATGGACTTTGACTGGGACCAGGTGGAAGACCTGGAAAGCTATCGCATAGGCCTGACCCAAGATTACAACTACGGTGAAACATTCGAAGAAGCGGTTGCCGCTGGCACCATCAATGCGGAAAAGACCACATCCGACATAGCCAACTTCCGCAAACTGGCCGCAGGCCGCATCGACCTGTTTCCTATGGAGCCAGCGGTCGGCATGGAAATGCTGCAAGAATTAAAGCTGGAGAACAAAATCACCTTCCATTCCACCCCGCTGCAATCAGACTACCTTTACCTGATCCTGTCCCGACGGGTGCCTGAGAGTGAGCAGTATCTGAAGGCGTTTAACGATGGTTTGAGCACGCTTCGGGAATCCGGCCGACTGGAGGAGTTGATTGACTCTTCGCTGCCAGATTTTCCGGTTCGGTATCTGGTTGTTGAGGATGAGGATTCGCAGTGTCGGGAATAG